A genomic window from Betta splendens chromosome 24, fBetSpl5.4, whole genome shotgun sequence includes:
- the dtnba gene encoding dystrobrevin, beta a isoform X2, which produces MVMEEGRLSDRGRGASALAGAEGRQLFLELGEQNFDGICLSTYRTACKLRFIQKRCNLHLIDIYNVIEAVRDAGLNAVDLHAGISVTRLENLVSSLFNQLGKRLPTTHTIDPRESTVLLVEFMLAAIESEADSRLTVLSVKAMLATLCGGKLVDKLRYVFSQVSDSKGALVQSKFDAFLREALKLPTAVNEGPSFGYTHTVARSCFSQQKRVMLNMFLDIIAEPPQCLVWLPLMHRMANVEHVYHPVSCSYCRSDGMTGFRYRCLRCRGYQLCQSCFWRGSTSGSHSNQHRMKEHSSWKSPASKLGRALSRTLSCVSSREPPHLMYPEEPERTLNLSNIVPCRLVGNAGETMLSPPAPQSSKSLAAAQHMNEEHALIAAYVNRLQTSPRAVDSPSRQDEEHKLIARYTSRLAETDGAGVIPQRSINFDVNKQKRELIAQLESKNREILAEIRRLRAEHDAACQPSPEKGSTNPTLLAELRLLRQRKDELEQRMSCLQESRRELMVQLEGLMKLLKDEEQRQAAQAAGSSHASPSRPSPSPSRSVGAASPPAHAYPPQDSLAGVGGDVQEAFAHGPRRNLRNDLLVAADSITNTVSSLVKELHSDDGREEEERLLNGKDRG; this is translated from the exons AtggtgatggaggaggggaggctgagtgacagagggaggggggccTCAGCGCTGGCAGGAGCAGAGGGGAGACAGCTCTTCTTGGAGCTTG GGGAGCAGAACTTTGATGGCATTTGTCTGTCCACGTATCGAACCGCCTGTAAACTGAGATTCATCCAGAAGAGATGCAACT TGCATCTGATCGACATATACAACGTGATCGAGGCGGTGCGAGACGCCGGTCTGAACGCCGTCGACCTCCACGCCGGCATCTCCGTGACCCGACTGGAAAACCTGGTGTCGTCGCTGTTCAACCAGCTCGGCAAGCGGCtgcccaccacacacaccatcgACCCGCGGGAGAGCACCGTGCTGCTGGTTGAGTTCATGCTGGCCGCTATAGAGAG TGAAGCGGACAGTCGGCTGACGGTGCTGTCTGTGAAGGCCATGCTGGCCACGCTGTGCGGAGGGAAGCTGGTGGATAAACTCCGCT atgtgttttctcaggTGTCTGACTCCAAAGGTGCGCTGGTTCAGTCAAAGTTTGATGCTTTCCTGAGGGAGGCCCTGAAGCTGCCCACCGCCGTGAATGAAGGTCCGTCCTTTGGCTACACGCACACTGTGGCACGCTCGTGCTTCTCACAGCAG AAGAGGGTGATGCTCAACATGTTCCTGGACATCATAGCCGAGCCTCCTCAGTGCCTCGTCTGGCTGCCTCTCATGCACCGCATGGCCAACGTGGAGCACG TCTACCACCCTGTGTCGTGCTCCTACTGTCGTAGCGACGGCATGACGGGCTTCCGCTACCGCTGCCTCCGTTGCCGCGGTTACcagctgtgtcagagctgctTCTGGCGCGGCAGCACCAGCGGCTCACACAGCAACCAGCACCGGATGAAGGAGCACTCGTCCTGG aAGTCGCCTGCATCTAAACTGGGCCGAGCcctgagcagaaccctgagCTGCGTGTCGTCCAGAGAGCCCCCCCACCTCATGTACCCAGAGGAACCTGAGAGGACCCTCAACCTCTCCAACATAGT CCCCTGTCGACTGGTTGGAAACGCCGGTGAAACCATGCTGTCCCCACCAGCGCCACAGTCTTCAAAGAG CTTGGCAGCGGCTCAGCATATGAACGAGGAACACGCCTTGATCGCGGCATATGTGAATCGCCTCCAGACCAGCCCACG TGCGGTGGACAGTCCCAGCAGACAAGACGAGGAGCACAAGCTGATCGCTCGCTACACATCACGCCTAGCAGAGACGGACGGTGCAGGA gtgaTTCCTCAGCGAAGCATCAACTTCGATGTGAACAAACAGAAGAGGGAGCTCATTGCTCAGCTGGAGAGCAAGAACAG AGAGATCTTGGCCGAGATCCGCCGTCTGCGCGCAGAGCACGACGCGGCGTGCCAGCCCAGTCCGGAGAAGGGCAGCACCAACCCCACGCTGCTGGCCGAGCTCCGGCTGCTCAG gcagAGGAAAgatgagctggagcagaggatgTCGTGTctgcaggagagcaggaggGAACTGATGGTGCAGCTGGAGGGGCTGATGAAGCTGCTCAAG GATGAGGAACAGCGGCAGGCA GCGCAGGCGGCTGGCTCCTCTCACGCGTCTCCTTCTCGGCCGAGCCCATCGCCCTCCCGCTCTGTTGGTGCTGCGTCCCCCCCGGCTCACGCGTATCCTCCCCAGGACTCGCTCGCCGGAGTCGGCGGCGACGTGCAGGAGGCATTTGCTCACG GTCCCAGAAGGAACCTGAGGAACGACCTGCTGGTAGCAGCCGACTCCATCACTAACACTGTGTCCTCACTGGTCAAAGAGCTGCACTctg ATGATGgtcgggaggaagaggagagactgCTGAACGGGAAGGACCGAG GGTAA
- the dtnba gene encoding dystrobrevin, beta a isoform X1 — protein MVMEEGRLSDRGRGASALAGAEGRQLFLELGEQNFDGICLSTYRTACKLRFIQKRCNLHLIDIYNVIEAVRDAGLNAVDLHAGISVTRLENLVSSLFNQLGKRLPTTHTIDPRESTVLLVEFMLAAIESEADSRLTVLSVKAMLATLCGGKLVDKLRYVFSQVSDSKGALVQSKFDAFLREALKLPTAVNEGPSFGYTHTVARSCFSQQKRVMLNMFLDIIAEPPQCLVWLPLMHRMANVEHVYHPVSCSYCRSDGMTGFRYRCLRCRGYQLCQSCFWRGSTSGSHSNQHRMKEHSSWKSPASKLGRALSRTLSCVSSREPPHLMYPEEPERTLNLSNIVPCRLVGNAGETMLSPPAPQSSKSLAAAQHMNEEHALIAAYVNRLQTSPRAVDSPSRQDEEHKLIARYTSRLAETDGAGVIPQRSINFDVNKQKRELIAQLESKNREILAEIRRLRAEHDAACQPSPEKGSTNPTLLAELRLLRQRKDELEQRMSCLQESRRELMVQLEGLMKLLKDEEQRQAAQAAGSSHASPSRPSPSPSRSVGAASPPAHAYPPQDSLAGVGGDVQEAFAHGPRRNLRNDLLVAADSITNTVSSLVKELHSDDGREEEERLLNGKDRAG, from the exons AtggtgatggaggaggggaggctgagtgacagagggaggggggccTCAGCGCTGGCAGGAGCAGAGGGGAGACAGCTCTTCTTGGAGCTTG GGGAGCAGAACTTTGATGGCATTTGTCTGTCCACGTATCGAACCGCCTGTAAACTGAGATTCATCCAGAAGAGATGCAACT TGCATCTGATCGACATATACAACGTGATCGAGGCGGTGCGAGACGCCGGTCTGAACGCCGTCGACCTCCACGCCGGCATCTCCGTGACCCGACTGGAAAACCTGGTGTCGTCGCTGTTCAACCAGCTCGGCAAGCGGCtgcccaccacacacaccatcgACCCGCGGGAGAGCACCGTGCTGCTGGTTGAGTTCATGCTGGCCGCTATAGAGAG TGAAGCGGACAGTCGGCTGACGGTGCTGTCTGTGAAGGCCATGCTGGCCACGCTGTGCGGAGGGAAGCTGGTGGATAAACTCCGCT atgtgttttctcaggTGTCTGACTCCAAAGGTGCGCTGGTTCAGTCAAAGTTTGATGCTTTCCTGAGGGAGGCCCTGAAGCTGCCCACCGCCGTGAATGAAGGTCCGTCCTTTGGCTACACGCACACTGTGGCACGCTCGTGCTTCTCACAGCAG AAGAGGGTGATGCTCAACATGTTCCTGGACATCATAGCCGAGCCTCCTCAGTGCCTCGTCTGGCTGCCTCTCATGCACCGCATGGCCAACGTGGAGCACG TCTACCACCCTGTGTCGTGCTCCTACTGTCGTAGCGACGGCATGACGGGCTTCCGCTACCGCTGCCTCCGTTGCCGCGGTTACcagctgtgtcagagctgctTCTGGCGCGGCAGCACCAGCGGCTCACACAGCAACCAGCACCGGATGAAGGAGCACTCGTCCTGG aAGTCGCCTGCATCTAAACTGGGCCGAGCcctgagcagaaccctgagCTGCGTGTCGTCCAGAGAGCCCCCCCACCTCATGTACCCAGAGGAACCTGAGAGGACCCTCAACCTCTCCAACATAGT CCCCTGTCGACTGGTTGGAAACGCCGGTGAAACCATGCTGTCCCCACCAGCGCCACAGTCTTCAAAGAG CTTGGCAGCGGCTCAGCATATGAACGAGGAACACGCCTTGATCGCGGCATATGTGAATCGCCTCCAGACCAGCCCACG TGCGGTGGACAGTCCCAGCAGACAAGACGAGGAGCACAAGCTGATCGCTCGCTACACATCACGCCTAGCAGAGACGGACGGTGCAGGA gtgaTTCCTCAGCGAAGCATCAACTTCGATGTGAACAAACAGAAGAGGGAGCTCATTGCTCAGCTGGAGAGCAAGAACAG AGAGATCTTGGCCGAGATCCGCCGTCTGCGCGCAGAGCACGACGCGGCGTGCCAGCCCAGTCCGGAGAAGGGCAGCACCAACCCCACGCTGCTGGCCGAGCTCCGGCTGCTCAG gcagAGGAAAgatgagctggagcagaggatgTCGTGTctgcaggagagcaggaggGAACTGATGGTGCAGCTGGAGGGGCTGATGAAGCTGCTCAAG GATGAGGAACAGCGGCAGGCA GCGCAGGCGGCTGGCTCCTCTCACGCGTCTCCTTCTCGGCCGAGCCCATCGCCCTCCCGCTCTGTTGGTGCTGCGTCCCCCCCGGCTCACGCGTATCCTCCCCAGGACTCGCTCGCCGGAGTCGGCGGCGACGTGCAGGAGGCATTTGCTCACG GTCCCAGAAGGAACCTGAGGAACGACCTGCTGGTAGCAGCCGACTCCATCACTAACACTGTGTCCTCACTGGTCAAAGAGCTGCACTctg ATGATGgtcgggaggaagaggagagactgCTGAACGGGAAGGACCGAG CAGGGTAA
- the dtnba gene encoding dystrobrevin, beta a isoform X3, with the protein MVMEEGRLSDRGRGASALAGAEGRQLFLELGEQNFDGICLSTYRTACKLRFIQKRCNLHLIDIYNVIEAVRDAGLNAVDLHAGISVTRLENLVSSLFNQLGKRLPTTHTIDPRESTVLLVEFMLAAIESEADSRLTVLSVKAMLATLCGGKLVDKLRYVFSQVSDSKGALVQSKFDAFLREALKLPTAVNEGPSFGYTHTVARSCFSQQKRVMLNMFLDIIAEPPQCLVWLPLMHRMANVEHVYHPVSCSYCRSDGMTGFRYRCLRCRGYQLCQSCFWRGSTSGSHSNQHRMKEHSSWKSPASKLGRALSRTLSCVSSREPPHLMYPEEPERTLNLSNIVPCRLVGNAGETMLSPPAPQSSKSLAAAQHMNEEHALIAAYVNRLQTSPRAVDSPSRQDEEHKLIARYTSRLAETDGAGVIPQRSINFDVNKQKRELIAQLESKNREILAEIRRLRAEHDAACQPSPEKGSTNPTLLAELRLLRQRKDELEQRMSCLQESRRELMVQLEGLMKLLK; encoded by the exons AtggtgatggaggaggggaggctgagtgacagagggaggggggccTCAGCGCTGGCAGGAGCAGAGGGGAGACAGCTCTTCTTGGAGCTTG GGGAGCAGAACTTTGATGGCATTTGTCTGTCCACGTATCGAACCGCCTGTAAACTGAGATTCATCCAGAAGAGATGCAACT TGCATCTGATCGACATATACAACGTGATCGAGGCGGTGCGAGACGCCGGTCTGAACGCCGTCGACCTCCACGCCGGCATCTCCGTGACCCGACTGGAAAACCTGGTGTCGTCGCTGTTCAACCAGCTCGGCAAGCGGCtgcccaccacacacaccatcgACCCGCGGGAGAGCACCGTGCTGCTGGTTGAGTTCATGCTGGCCGCTATAGAGAG TGAAGCGGACAGTCGGCTGACGGTGCTGTCTGTGAAGGCCATGCTGGCCACGCTGTGCGGAGGGAAGCTGGTGGATAAACTCCGCT atgtgttttctcaggTGTCTGACTCCAAAGGTGCGCTGGTTCAGTCAAAGTTTGATGCTTTCCTGAGGGAGGCCCTGAAGCTGCCCACCGCCGTGAATGAAGGTCCGTCCTTTGGCTACACGCACACTGTGGCACGCTCGTGCTTCTCACAGCAG AAGAGGGTGATGCTCAACATGTTCCTGGACATCATAGCCGAGCCTCCTCAGTGCCTCGTCTGGCTGCCTCTCATGCACCGCATGGCCAACGTGGAGCACG TCTACCACCCTGTGTCGTGCTCCTACTGTCGTAGCGACGGCATGACGGGCTTCCGCTACCGCTGCCTCCGTTGCCGCGGTTACcagctgtgtcagagctgctTCTGGCGCGGCAGCACCAGCGGCTCACACAGCAACCAGCACCGGATGAAGGAGCACTCGTCCTGG aAGTCGCCTGCATCTAAACTGGGCCGAGCcctgagcagaaccctgagCTGCGTGTCGTCCAGAGAGCCCCCCCACCTCATGTACCCAGAGGAACCTGAGAGGACCCTCAACCTCTCCAACATAGT CCCCTGTCGACTGGTTGGAAACGCCGGTGAAACCATGCTGTCCCCACCAGCGCCACAGTCTTCAAAGAG CTTGGCAGCGGCTCAGCATATGAACGAGGAACACGCCTTGATCGCGGCATATGTGAATCGCCTCCAGACCAGCCCACG TGCGGTGGACAGTCCCAGCAGACAAGACGAGGAGCACAAGCTGATCGCTCGCTACACATCACGCCTAGCAGAGACGGACGGTGCAGGA gtgaTTCCTCAGCGAAGCATCAACTTCGATGTGAACAAACAGAAGAGGGAGCTCATTGCTCAGCTGGAGAGCAAGAACAG AGAGATCTTGGCCGAGATCCGCCGTCTGCGCGCAGAGCACGACGCGGCGTGCCAGCCCAGTCCGGAGAAGGGCAGCACCAACCCCACGCTGCTGGCCGAGCTCCGGCTGCTCAG gcagAGGAAAgatgagctggagcagaggatgTCGTGTctgcaggagagcaggaggGAACTGATGGTGCAGCTGGAGGGGCTGATGAAGCTGCTCAAG TAA
- the LOC114850172 gene encoding toll-like receptor 5 — protein MGPLGLQVAIICVFLQVAGCLPSCFLVGSVANCASLQLTAVPALPSTVTHLFLDRNFLSELNSTSLRGLEWLQQLDLGQQRVPLVIRDHAFVGLRRLQRLVLGFNLGLQLEPRAFAGLVRLQSLHLDYCSLTDSVLSEPYLEPLSSLETLNLFGNHIKRLRPSMSFANMTHLKDLNLKLNSIGHICESDLAGFQGKRFKVLNLQSTQLSYKNVSDWKKCGNPFRGVSFEVLDLSHNGLSMATAKQFFRAIEGTQISHLKLSGLMGRGFSFDNLPDPDAGTFEGLKNSSLTVLDLSHSHIFELKPRVFRSLGDVRIVDVSKNKLNRIHRNAFEGLQGHLHLLNLSHNLLGEIYSHTFASLESLKVLDLSFNHLGALGYQAFQGLPKLKVLDLTGNSLRDLGFPARLPSLDHLLLSDNRLSSVGGVTSFAVNVVHLDVRDNRLTNLHDVDALLTQLRRLRHLLYGGNAARWCTLSGAAEPLRGLSVVDLHSSSLQDVWSQGRCLGLFNNFHHVLSLNLSSNALQHLPAGVFRGLTSVTEMDLSSNALTYLPPDVLPKSLRTLHLSNNFIGAPDPDAFGSLTHLDLRMNRFHCSSDLRSFLSWLNGTHVTFLSPVQELRCEFPSHWYGVLLLDYYTQVTQR, from the exons ATGGGGCCGCTGGGTCTTCAGGTGGCCATCATCTGTGTTTTCCTACAG GTGGCCGGGTGCCTCCCATCATGCTTCCTGGTGGGCTCGGTCGCTAACTGCGCCTCCCTGCAGCTCACCGCGGTGCCTGCGCTGCCGTCCACCGTCACCCACCTGTTCCTGGACAGGAACTTCCTGAGTGAGCTCAACTCCACGTCCCTGCGGGGCCTCgagtggctccagcagctggacctgGGGCAGCAGCGTGTGCCGCTGGTGATCAGGGACCACGCCTTCGTTGGACTGCGGCGCCTGCAGAGGCTGGTGCTCGGCTTCAACCTGGGCCTCCAGCTGGAGCCGCGCGCCTTCGCCGGACTGGTCCGTCTGCAGAGTCTGCACCTGGACTACTGCTCGCTCACAGACTCCGTGCTGTCAGAGCCGTATCTGGAGCCGCTCTCCTCCTTGGAGACGCTCAACCTCTTTGGGAACCACATTAAAAGACTGCGTCCTTCAATGTCCTTTGCAAACATGACTCATCTGAAAGATCTGAACCTCAAGCTCAACTCGATCGGCCACATTTGTGAGTCTGATCTTGCTGGTTTCCAGGGGAAACGTTTCAAGGTCCTGAACCTGCAGTCGACTCAGCTCTCGTACAAGAACGTCTCTGACTGGAAGAAGTGTGGGAATCCGTTCAGGGGAGTGTCCTTCGAGGTGCTTGACCTGTCCCACAACGGCCTGAGCATGGCCACAGCCAAGCAGTTCTTCAGGGCCATCGAGGGGACGCAGATCTCCCACCTCAAACTGTCAGGCTTAATGGGTCGGGGGTTCTCCTTCGACAACCTCCCCGATCCGGATGCCGGAACATTCGAAGGCTTGAAGAACAGCTCGCTCACAGTTCTGGATCTGTCTCACAGCCACATATTTGAGCTGAAGCCGAGGGTTTTTAGGTCCCTTGGTGACGTTAGGATCGTGGATGTGTccaaaaacaaactgaaccGCATCCACAGAAATGCCTTCGAAGGCCTTCAGGGTCATTTACACCTGCTCAACCTGTCGCACAACCTGCTCGGGGAAATCTATTCCCACACTTTTGCTTCCCTGGAGAGTCTGAAAGTGTTGGACTTGTCCTTTAATCACCTGGGCGCTCTGGGCTATCAGGCTTTTCAGGGTCTCCCCAAGCTGAAAGTTCTAGATCTAACGGGGAACTCGTTGCGGGACCTGGGCTTCCCTGCGCGTCTTCCGAGCTTGGACCACCTCCTGCTGAGCGACAACCGGCTGTCGTCGGTGGGCGGCGTCACCAGCTTCGCCGTGAACGTCGTGCACCTGGACGTCCGGGACAACAGGCTGACAAACCTGCACGACGTGGACGCGCTGCTGACTCAGCTAAGGCGCCTCCGGCACCTCCTCTACGGCGGGAACGCGGCCCGGTGGTGCACGCTCAGCGGTGCGGCAGAACCCCTGAGGGGTCTGAGCGTTGTGGacctccacagcagctccctgcaggACGTGTGGTCCCAGGGCCGATGCCTGGGTCTGTTCAACAACTTCCATCACGTCCTCAGTCTCAACCTGAGCTCCAACGCGCTTCAGCATCTCCCTGCAGGCGTTTTCAGGGGTCTCACCTCAGTGACGGAAATGGACCTGTCATCCAACGCCTTGACGTATCTTCCGCCCGACGTCCTCCCTAAAAGTCTGAGAACTCTCCACCTCAGCAACAACTTCATCGGCGCCCCGGATCCCGACGCCTTCGGCTCCCTGACGCACCTGGACCTGAGGATGAACCGGTTCCACTGCAGCAGCGACCTGAGGAGCTTCTTGAGCTGGTTGAACGGGACCCACGTCACCTTCCTGAGTCCGGTTCAGGAGCTCCGCTGTGAGTTCCCCTCTCACTGGTATGGGGTTCTTCTGTTGGACTACTACACTCAGGTAACGCAGCGGTGA